Part of the Verrucomicrobiia bacterium genome is shown below.
CGGGATTCCCCTTCACAGCCGGAAGCCTGGAGATCTGCGCCAGCGCCTTCCGCATCGCGGAGTTTTGCGCGTCGTGCAACATGAGAATCAGCGGCACGCTCTCTCCCTCGTGCCCTTCAGGCTGGATCACGGATGAAATCCCGATCTTCTCCTTCGCAAAGATGGCCGAAATCCGCGCAAGAACGCCCGGGCGATCGATCACGCTCAACCGCACATAGTAGCGCGACACAATGTCATCGATCGGCAACACGCGCCCGTTTGCCGCATGTGCGACAAAGGGCGGAATCCGCGCAGCGCTGCCATTCTTAAGATCCAGCGCCGCATCGGCGACATCGCTGAGAACCGCGCTGGCGGTGGCATCCTTCCCCGCGCCGCGGCCGTAGAACAAGGTGTCGCCGACCACATCGCCACGAACAAAGCACGCATTGAAGACGCCGTTGACGCTGGCAAGCACATGGGCGTTTGGAATGAGGGTCGGATACACAGACACCTGAACGCCATTGGAGGCTTTTTCGGATTTCGACGTGCGCGTTGTGGACTTTGCGGAGCGTGCGTCGATCTGCTTCACGATCCCAAGAAGCTTTATTGTGTAGCCGAGTTGCTCGGCGAACTGCATGTCGATCCGGGAAATCTGGCGAATGCCTTCTGTGTGGATCTCGTGGTGATCGACCCAGAACCCATGAGCCAGGGAAGCCAGAATTCCGATTTTGTGCTGGGCGTCAAATCCATCGATGTCGAGATCGGGCGGGGTCTCCGCGTAACCCTGTTTCTGGGCATCCAAGAGGACATCGCTGAATTCGGCACCTTCCTGTTTCATCCGTGTGAGGATGTAATTGCAGGTGCCGTTCACGATTCCGTAGATGGCTGAGATTCGGTTGGCGACGAAGCCTTCACGCAAGGTCTTGATGATTGGGATTCCGCCGCACACGCTCGCTTCGTAATAAAGGCTGGCCCCGCCTTTTTTCGCCGCGGCAAAAAGCTCCGGCCCATGTGCTGAAAGGAGCGCCTTGTTTGCGGTGACGACCGTTTTTCCCTGGGCTAGAGCGGCAAGAACCATTGTCTTCGCAATGCCCGTTCCTCCAACCAGTTCAATGACGATCTGGATTGCGGGATCATTGATGACGTCCCTCCAGTCCGTGGTGAGAAGATTGCGATCGATGGGGTAGGGGCGGGGTTCGTCGATCGCTTTGACGGCGATCTTGCGGAAGGCGAGTTGAACGCCGAGGCGGGCGGCCATCAGCGCGCCATTCTGTTGCAGTGCGTGAAAGACACCGCTCCCCACTGTTCCTCCGCCTATCATTCCGAGAGTGACCTGCTGCATAAGGCGGCAAAGAATGGAGGGAAACTTCGCGGGGGACAATTGTTTTCCCGCGGGGCTCAGCATTGCGTTG
Proteins encoded:
- a CDS encoding homoserine dehydrogenase: MPKSAVSLASKPGTARSNASRLETCETVGERPALYNAMLSPAGKQLSPAKFPSILCRLMQQVTLGMIGGGTVGSGVFHALQQNGALMAARLGVQLAFRKIAVKAIDEPRPYPIDRNLLTTDWRDVINDPAIQIVIELVGGTGIAKTMVLAALAQGKTVVTANKALLSAHGPELFAAAKKGGASLYYEASVCGGIPIIKTLREGFVANRISAIYGIVNGTCNYILTRMKQEGAEFSDVLLDAQKQGYAETPPDLDIDGFDAQHKIGILASLAHGFWVDHHEIHTEGIRQISRIDMQFAEQLGYTIKLLGIVKQIDARSAKSTTRTSKSEKASNGVQVSVYPTLIPNAHVLASVNGVFNACFVRGDVVGDTLFYGRGAGKDATASAVLSDVADAALDLKNGSAARIPPFVAHAANGRVLPIDDIVSRYYVRLSVIDRPGVLARISAIFAKEKIGISSVIQPEGHEGESVPLILMLHDAQNSAMRKALAQISRLPAVKGNPVMIRVESFE